From one Rhineura floridana isolate rRhiFlo1 chromosome 4, rRhiFlo1.hap2, whole genome shotgun sequence genomic stretch:
- the TAGAP gene encoding T-cell activation Rho GTPase-activating protein, giving the protein MKVLSSCSPPKTLNVNNMDTLITCQSEVDIKKCHLIMPSDGEDGLHHLTDSNKKRKKVISWPFMLRRTTAGSETLGHLESDLKPSLFDQPLSIVCSEEDVLPKPIQDILTMLFLEGPLTEGIFRKAANEKARKELKEELNFGGKVVFENKSVHLLAVVLKDFLRNIPHKLLLSALFDEWMTALEKISHQERTKAMKEVTGKLPRPNLLLLKHLLCVLHHISKSSEINKMDSSNLAICIGPNMLTPVRDQSLPLEVQKELTDKVKTLVEFLIDNCFDIFGEEISSLFSISAEDSLDRPEMLSDRCQHDSAYDSADFDGECNSTDLQANDVAQVHGTVSKPRSTELYSQQLVAQMSFVSSPLNQKSISNLDRRFSEPDMLSSKSCQEGWMRSQKLTKSEESFIQQEELGLKCKGLRKEMAGEPYLAGLYRNKKPPNLTIKAGLPAELSNSSLPRTSSSSSLDSASSVSDGSVFTSSPLTSPSASKKNALTRLQSFSIKAAGGSDTSNSELKKHSVSFSVATRTEVLMKTQSCSIGGFQRDSFKKDSKKERRLSCRIVQAMCMNDYSLVPLGCHLRPRFMSADEVFRLVDQKNPGNPPSYEEATKNCLAARLPSYSSLAVQNMRPAELSPEFEPQHLKRNRKVANEMCKDLFKDRLPVTSDSKDKTPAVDMVIGIHSRANLPLTPQVFRLRTMSGSYQKNKQEYLMQRCSQPAFDHIQCAKESYV; this is encoded by the exons ATGAAGGTGCTAAGCAGCTGCAGTCCA cCCAAAACCTTAAATGTGAACAATATGGACACTTTGATTACATGCCAGTCAGAG GTTGACATCAAAAAATGCCACTTGATCATGCCATCAGATGGCGAAGATGGTCTGCATCATCTGACTG atagtaataagaagagaaagaaagtaataTCTTGGCCGTTTATGCTGAGACGAACCACTGCTGGATCAGAGACTCTGGGACATCTAGAATCTGATCTGAAGCCTTCTCTGTTTGATCAGCCATTGTCAATTGTCTGCAGTGAGGAAGATGTGCTGCCCAAACCGATACAG GATATCCTTACAATGCTCTTCCTGGAAGGGCCTTTAACAGAAGGAATATTCCGGAAAGCTGCCAATGAAAAGGCACGTAAGGAGCTGAAAGAAGAGTTaaactttggaggaaaagttgtCTTTGAAAATAAATCTGTGCATCTGTTAGCAGTGGTTTTAAAG GATTTCCTCCGAAACATTCCCCATAAACTGCTGCTGTCTGCGCTTTTTGATGAGTGGATGACAGCACTGGAGAAGATAAGCCATCAGGAAAGAACCAAAGCAATGAAAGA ggtCACAGGCAAACTACCAAGACCAAACCTTCTTTTGCTCAAGCATCTGCTCTGTGTGCTTCACCACATTAGCAAAAGCTCAGAGATCAACAAAATGGATTCCAGCAACCTTGCAATCTGCATTGGGCCAAATATGCTGACTCCAGTTCGTGACCAAAGCCTGCCACTTGAAGTCCAGAAAGAGCTGACAGATAAG GTGAAGACACTGGTGGAATTTCTCATTGATAACTGCTTTGATATATTTGGAGAAGAAATCTCTTCACTGTTCAGCATCTCTGCTGAAGATTCCCTGGACAGGCCAG AAATGTTGTCTGACAGATGTCAGCATGATTCTGCCTATGACAGTGCAGATTTTGACGGAGAATGCAATTCCACTGATCTCCAGGCCAATGATGTAGCACAAGTCCACGGGACAGTAAGCAAGCCCAGAAGTACAGAGCTGTACTCTCAACAGCTGGTAGCCCAGATGTCATTTGTTTCTTCTCCACTAAACCAAAAATCCATAAGCAACCTGGATAGGAGGTTCTCTGAGCCAGACATGTTATCTTCTAAGAGCTGCCAGGAAGGCTGGATGAGAAGCCAGAAGCTAACCAAGAGTGAGGAGAGCTTCATTCAACAAGAGGAACTGGGGCTGAAGTGCAAAGGGCTGAGGAAGGAAATGGCAGGAGAACCTTATCTTGCAGGCCTCTATAGGAACAAGAAGCCACCTAACTTAACAATAAAAGCTGGCTTGCCAGCAGAATTGTCAAACAGTTCCTTGCCCAGAACATCCTCCAGCAGTTCGCTAGACAGCGCCTCCTCAGTCTCTGACGGTTCTGTCTTCACCAGCTCACCACTCACCTCACCTTCTGCATCTAAGAAAAATGCCTTAACCCGGCTGCAGTCCTTTTCCATTAAGGCTGCCGGTGGAAGTGACACCTCCAACAGTGAGCTCAAGAAGCATTCAGTGTCATTTTCTGTGGCAACCCGTACGGAGGTGCTAATGAAAACCCAAAGCTGCAGCATTGGAGGCTTTCAGAGGGACAGTTTCAAAAAGGACTCCAAGAAAGAGAGACGTCTTTCCTGCCGCATAGTTCAAGCAATGTGCATGAATGACTATAGCCTAGTGCCTTTGGGGTGTCATCTGAGGCCTCGTTTCATGTCAGCAGATGAGGTGTTTCGGCTCGTGGATCAGAAAAATCCTGGAAACCCTCCATCCTATGAAGAGGCTACCAAAAACTGCCTAGCTGCTAGACTGCCTTCATATAGTAGCTTAGCAGTTCAAAATATGAGACCCGCTGAGCTGTCTCCAGAGTTCGAGCCTCAGCATCTGAAACGCAATAGAAAGGTTGCAAACGAAATGTGCAAGGACCTATTTAAAGACAGGCTGCCTGTGACCAGTGATTCTAAGGACAAAACGCCAGCCGTCGATATGGTTATTGGAATACATTCCCGAGCTAATTTGCCTCTAACTCCTCAAGTCTTTCGTCTCAGGACCATGTCTGGGTCTTATCAAAAGAACAAACAAGAATATCTGATGCAGCGGTGTAGCCAGCCAGCCTTTGACCACATACAGTGTGCGAAGGAATCCTACGTTTGA